One part of the Bdellovibrio bacteriovorus genome encodes these proteins:
- a CDS encoding response regulator yields MIHIVIVDDEADTHLLYKLKFKKLFAHWGDLNLTSFLNATDCLDFLNTPEGAQVDLILSDINMPGMDGFELLQAVKGLHIKVPFYMVSAYESSEFRNKAESLGATRFLSKPVDFSRLGDAVREDLKLSDSAV; encoded by the coding sequence TGAAGCAGACACACATCTGCTTTATAAATTGAAGTTCAAAAAGCTGTTTGCGCACTGGGGAGATCTTAATCTGACCTCTTTCCTGAATGCGACGGACTGCCTGGACTTTCTAAACACCCCGGAAGGGGCCCAGGTCGACTTGATTCTTTCAGATATCAACATGCCCGGCATGGACGGGTTTGAACTGCTTCAAGCGGTAAAGGGCCTGCATATCAAGGTGCCCTTCTATATGGTCAGCGCCTATGAATCCTCGGAATTCCGCAACAAGGCCGAATCCCTGGGGGCCACCCGTTTCTTAAGCAAGCCCGTGGATTTCAGCCGCCTGGGCGATGCTGTCCGTGAAGACCTGAAGCTTTCAGACTCAGCGGTTTAA